The following is a genomic window from Platichthys flesus chromosome 13, fPlaFle2.1, whole genome shotgun sequence.
GCAACAGTCAAAATAGGCATCAGCAAGTAATAAGTAATATGCAACACTTAATTGTCAGggatatataaaaaacatagaaaatatgaattgaaagaaacctatatatatatacgagAAAAAATCAAAATGTGTGCAGAAAAACCACGCCATTCATTCGATAACCTATTCGCTGGATACGTCCACTTTACATCTGataaaattaagtttaaatatTTCCTGATTATCTGCAGATCGTTGTATCTCGAGTTGAAAGGCTGATAAAGATGCTGTGTATCTGCAGGACATTTGTACAGTGTGGACAGTGATGCTCCGTCCGGACCGTGCGCACCCCGGGCTGCCCTATGGACACGCGGACGCGCAGCAGCACCTTGTCCTGGAGGACGTTCACCGTGGCTCCGCGCACGTGCCCGGGCTcagcagggaggagaagaggcggAGGAGGCGCGCAACCGCCAAATATCGATCCGCGCACGCCTCCAGGGAGCGCGTCCGCGTGGTGGCCTTCAACGTGGCCTTCGCGGAGCTGAGGAAGCTGCTGCCCACGTTCCCCCCTAACAAGAGGCTGAGCAAGATCGAGACCCTGAGACTGGCGCTCTGCTACATCTCTTATCTCAACCACGTGCTGGGTGTGTGATCGACTGGAGGCGGGACCGAGGAAGGATGTGACCGGCCCTGCAGCTGAGTGTGTCTGGAAGCAACCGGATACTGATGCAAGATGCTGTGAGGGGTTGTACAGTTATATATGTCAACACCACAGGCACCGTGCAGCCCTGTGCACCATGGGATTGGTGTGGGTTAATCCCATTGACTTTTCTCCATGGTTAAAGGGAGAGCTCAACCAAAAATGAACATTGAATCAtgatctactcaccactatatGCTGATATAGGagtgggggaagtgtttgagttcacaaaacacttctggacacttcatttttctgtttatagGTATAAAGAATCAATCAACAGTTACTTCAAttatattggatttggctgcaatgctgtttacccatGAAACTCCATAAGTGTTTTTGGACTCCAACACTTCACTCATCCCTCCatcgacatagtggtgagtagataataagtgaattttaatttttcttttttgggtgAACAATGCCTTTAACGTCTTCAGGACTGTCAAGAATGAAAATCAACTCTGAGAGCTGCTGTGATATTCCAGCTCCATGCCTTCTCTAATATATTCTGGCCTCTCTGTTGTGGTTTTGATTCCTGTTCTCAACCGGCTGTAGACATATCTATTTCAAGTATCTTAATTAAAAGACAACAATATATTCAACTTGTCTGTGTTTCCACTATATTGATAAATGTAcgtttgaaatgttgaaaataaactgtgaaagCTGAAGATGTTTCTGAACCACGTGTCTTTCCTGTTAAATCCAAGTTTTATCACAATACATCTGAAGCCAGAAGCTTTAACATAGGCaatgtttgaatttattttattttataaaatgataGGTTTTATGTGACTGACcttaatttatcatttaatttactcAAATTTGATCACATGACATTAATTATGCataactgtaaaaataaaaaaaccgAAATGAATCATGCTCAGTGCTCTCAGTGTTTTGACACACAGTCCTGTCTTTTATATCGTGTGAGATCAGCCGGTGAATGTGAACCACTGCGTGTTTTCTTAGCTTTTTCTCTCCATTAGTCAGAAGCTGTCTATGCTCCTTCTCTACTCCTCTCTCATCCTTTTATTTCGAGTCTCTTCAGCGTAATGTGGCCCAGGGGGCACTGGGTATTGTTCGTATCCACTCCAGCAGTAAGACTGACAGTCCTTTGTCCGCACACTGTGCACTGCACAGCACACACTGGACTACATACTGTATGATGGGGACTAGAAACCTAACATCATATTTTTTTAGACAAATGGGGCAGATGATTATTTAAGTATcttgtatttctttattcaagACTATGCACAGGACAGTCTCTGGAGATTAAACTTTTTTCTTCACGTGTAGGTTAAGTTTACcttcaggtgtgaacaggttAGGAGCTGTGGTTTGAGGTCATTCTGAAAACTATGTCCATCTTGTACATTCATTCTTCAATTTAACACTGCCTTCTGATGTTtcataaacaaaaatgtaacagctaaaacgtaaaaaaaaaaaattgtgaccTGTTAGCACCATTGTGCAAACGTTTACTTCCACTTTCTCATACCATTATAATACTGGTAAATGATATGGTCATATCGTGTGGGTTTATATGATTAAACCCAATTAATTCAGGAGTATTGACATTTCAAGCACAGCATC
Proteins encoded in this region:
- the LOC133967565 gene encoding helix-loop-helix protein 1-like; protein product: MLRPDRAHPGLPYGHADAQQHLVLEDVHRGSAHVPGLSREEKRRRRRATAKYRSAHASRERVRVVAFNVAFAELRKLLPTFPPNKRLSKIETLRLALCYISYLNHVLGV